The Verrucomicrobiia bacterium genome includes a window with the following:
- a CDS encoding tetrahydrofolate dehydrogenase/cyclohydrolase catalytic domain-containing protein, whose translation MSLENLIDGRAIASAIHGETSRRIEALKARGVQPGLAFVRVGEDPASRVYVGMKEKTCAQLGIASETRVLPQETSEADLLKLLAQLNADPRIHGILVQAPLPKQIREAIIYATVSPQKDVDGFHPLNVGKLMLGDTSGFLPCTPAGIWELLIRSQVRIEGADVVVLGRGNIVGKPMAAILCQKARHANATVTICHSHTREIRTHCRRADILIAAMGVANFVTANMVKPGAVVVDVGVNRVSDATAKGGSRLVGDVDFEAVQRVAGMITPNPGGVGPMTIAMLMQNTVRAAELAISKN comes from the coding sequence ATGTCGCTGGAAAATCTCATTGATGGCCGGGCCATCGCGAGTGCAATTCATGGGGAAACCTCCCGGCGCATCGAAGCACTGAAGGCGCGAGGCGTGCAGCCCGGCCTGGCATTCGTGCGCGTCGGCGAGGACCCGGCGTCGCGCGTGTACGTAGGCATGAAAGAAAAAACCTGCGCGCAACTGGGCATCGCTTCCGAGACGCGCGTGCTGCCGCAGGAAACGAGCGAAGCCGATTTGCTCAAGCTGCTGGCGCAACTCAATGCCGACCCGCGCATCCACGGTATTCTCGTCCAGGCACCGTTGCCCAAACAAATTCGCGAGGCGATAATTTACGCGACGGTTTCTCCGCAAAAGGACGTGGATGGTTTTCATCCACTCAATGTGGGCAAGCTGATGCTCGGCGATACCAGCGGATTTTTGCCATGCACCCCGGCGGGCATTTGGGAATTGCTGATTCGTTCGCAAGTGCGCATCGAAGGCGCGGATGTGGTGGTGCTTGGCCGCGGAAATATTGTGGGCAAACCGATGGCGGCGATTCTTTGCCAGAAGGCGCGCCACGCGAATGCTACGGTCACGATTTGTCATTCGCACACACGCGAGATTCGGACGCATTGCCGCCGCGCGGATATTTTGATTGCGGCGATGGGCGTCGCGAACTTTGTCACCGCGAACATGGTGAAGCCCGGCGCGGTGGTGGTTGACGTGGGAGTGAACCGCGTCAGCGATGCCACGGCGAAAGGCGGTTCGCGGCTGGTGGGCGATGTGGATTTTGAAGCCGTGCAACGCGTCGCGGGAATGATCACGCCGAACCCCGGCGGCGTGGGGCCGATGACCATTGCGATGCTGATGCAAAATACCGTGCGCGCCGCCGAGCTTGCGATTTCAAAAAATTAA
- a CDS encoding SH3 domain-containing protein — MKIKIGLILAALVSTSVMAQVTNTPPPLPPMPDSSTVTPPPPPLPPDTGTNKPPGRVKKHKKPASKPAAEKKEKKEKSAAAADAMPAAPVMFTPNQLAESKQDHVNIRGQAHISSEVIGHLKKGETVTVLEEVTLKHPKADEPAHWARIALPSDMHVWVMSAYLDSSNQVVKARKLNLRTGAGENYSVAGLLHKGDTIKTIKEKGSWSEIEAPTNAFAFVAAHLLTPKEGGATIPEIASTTPVPPPVLPTPTVLSNPNTVAPASGVPGAPASEPVPNTQPTLPLPPIPAPVPAPVSDEPLPPRIVQREGVVGGTFSIQAPTYFELRSLDNGRVMDYLYTASTNIVLKKYQGLTIHVSGPEELDERWPNTPVLTIQRIQVVK, encoded by the coding sequence ATGAAAATAAAAATTGGTCTGATTTTGGCAGCACTGGTTTCCACAAGTGTCATGGCGCAGGTGACGAATACGCCGCCGCCCTTGCCGCCGATGCCCGACAGCTCCACCGTCACGCCGCCACCGCCGCCCTTGCCGCCGGACACTGGCACAAATAAACCACCGGGCCGCGTCAAGAAACATAAGAAGCCGGCTTCCAAACCCGCCGCGGAGAAAAAAGAGAAGAAGGAGAAATCTGCCGCGGCCGCCGATGCCATGCCCGCCGCACCGGTGATGTTCACGCCCAACCAGCTTGCCGAATCCAAGCAGGACCATGTCAACATTCGCGGCCAGGCGCACATCAGCAGCGAGGTCATTGGCCATTTGAAAAAAGGCGAGACGGTGACAGTACTGGAAGAAGTCACTTTGAAACATCCCAAGGCGGACGAGCCCGCGCATTGGGCGCGTATTGCATTGCCATCCGACATGCACGTTTGGGTGATGAGCGCTTATCTGGATTCGAGCAATCAGGTTGTGAAGGCACGCAAATTGAATCTGCGCACGGGCGCGGGTGAAAATTACAGCGTCGCCGGTCTGCTGCACAAAGGTGATACCATCAAGACGATCAAGGAAAAGGGCAGTTGGTCGGAAATCGAAGCGCCGACGAATGCGTTCGCATTTGTGGCCGCGCATTTGTTGACCCCGAAAGAAGGCGGCGCGACAATTCCTGAAATCGCTTCGACAACTCCAGTGCCGCCGCCAGTTTTGCCGACGCCGACGGTGTTGTCTAATCCGAACACGGTGGCTCCGGCTAGCGGTGTTCCCGGTGCTCCCGCCAGCGAACCGGTTCCGAATACTCAACCGACTCTGCCGCTGCCGCCGATTCCCGCTCCCGTGCCCGCGCCGGTTTCTGACGAGCCGCTGCCTCCGCGCATCGTTCAACGCGAAGGGGTCGTCGGTGGCACTTTCAGTATTCAGGCCCCGACTTACTTTGAATTGCGCAGCCTGGATAACGGCCGCGTGATGGATTATCTCTACACGGCTTCAACCAATATCGTGCTGAAAAAATACCAGGGCCTGACGATCCACGTCAGCGGGCCGGAAGAACTTGATGAACGCTGGCCGAACACGCCGGTGCTCACCATTCAGCGCATCCAGGTCGTGAAGTAA
- a CDS encoding small basic protein, with amino-acid sequence MSQHRSLRAIATTGGKRNVLKRFERVGLLKKRNQWKEGDRITGLRKTKPDA; translated from the coding sequence ATGTCACAGCATCGCAGTCTGCGCGCAATCGCCACCACTGGTGGTAAACGTAACGTACTCAAGCGCTTTGAGCGCGTGGGTTTGTTGAAAAAACGCAATCAATGGAAAGAGGGCGACCGTATCACGGGCCTTCGCAAGACCAAGCCGGACGCTTAA
- a CDS encoding DUF1559 domain-containing protein: MNKHLGSHFQRRRLAVAFTLIELLVVIAIIAILAALLLPVLGRAKQSAQRIQCANNLKQLALAVSMYADEHGDALPGPAWQGFYPVYDNNSTLFLSYYLPTYLGLPAPSPTVGLVKQAVCPASARITHEATDGPFTTKLRQPLSYILSITVTNLANDFVTRPFGYPYGNLPNLPPGTTNEPTKRIKEIRDPSSSWAMVDADQQNAVSLAQYYSLIPPTPAHGTARNELFFDWHVEAVK; this comes from the coding sequence ATGAACAAACATTTGGGATCTCATTTTCAAAGACGGCGGCTGGCTGTGGCGTTTACCTTGATTGAATTACTGGTGGTGATTGCCATCATCGCCATTCTCGCGGCGTTATTATTGCCCGTGCTGGGGCGCGCGAAACAATCGGCGCAACGAATCCAGTGCGCGAATAATCTCAAGCAACTTGCCCTCGCGGTCAGCATGTACGCGGATGAACACGGCGACGCTTTGCCCGGTCCGGCGTGGCAGGGCTTCTATCCGGTCTATGACAATAACTCGACGTTGTTCCTCTCGTATTACCTGCCGACTTACCTTGGGCTGCCTGCGCCCTCGCCGACGGTCGGGCTGGTGAAACAGGCGGTTTGCCCGGCGTCGGCGCGCATCACGCACGAAGCGACGGACGGGCCGTTCACAACCAAATTGCGGCAGCCGTTGAGCTACATCCTTAGCATCACCGTGACCAATCTCGCGAATGATTTTGTCACACGGCCGTTCGGGTATCCGTATGGGAACCTGCCAAATCTGCCGCCCGGCACGACCAATGAACCGACCAAGCGCATAAAAGAAATCCGCGATCCGTCGTCGTCCTGGGCGATGGTGGATGCCGATCAGCAAAACGCCGTCAGCCTCGCGCAATATTATTCCCTGATTCCGCCAACGCCCGCGCACGGCACGGCGCGCAATGAATTATTTTTCGACTGGCACGTGGAAGCGGTGAAGTAG
- a CDS encoding malate dehydrogenase has translation MNNTSPIRVAVTGAAGQIGYSLLFRIASGAMFGPKQPVILHLIEIEPALPALNGVVMELDDCAFPLLKGIVPTASLDEGFRGVNWALLVGSVPRKAGMERKDLLGINGKIFIGQGQAIQKNAASDVRVHVVGNPCNTNCLIAMNNAPEIAKDRWFAMTRLDENRAKSQLAKKAGVEVTAVTNMAIWGNHSATQYPDFTHAKINGQPVTTVIKDHAWLKGDFISAVQQRGAAIIKARGLSSAASAANAVVDSVASIVNPTPANDWASVCICSDGSYGVEKGLISSFPVRSVGGKLQIVQGLPVDDFSRGKIDATVAELKEEKSLVADLLPK, from the coding sequence ATGAATAATACATCACCTATTCGCGTGGCCGTCACCGGCGCCGCCGGCCAGATCGGTTACTCCCTCCTTTTCCGCATCGCTTCCGGCGCCATGTTCGGCCCGAAACAACCTGTCATCCTGCACCTCATCGAAATCGAGCCCGCGTTGCCCGCCCTCAACGGCGTCGTCATGGAACTCGATGATTGCGCGTTTCCGCTCCTCAAGGGCATCGTCCCCACCGCCAGCCTCGACGAAGGTTTTCGCGGCGTGAATTGGGCCCTTCTCGTCGGCAGCGTCCCGCGCAAAGCCGGTATGGAACGCAAAGACCTTCTCGGCATCAACGGCAAAATCTTCATCGGCCAAGGCCAGGCCATCCAGAAAAACGCCGCCAGCGATGTTCGCGTCCACGTCGTCGGAAACCCTTGCAATACGAATTGCCTCATCGCCATGAACAACGCGCCTGAGATCGCCAAAGATCGTTGGTTCGCCATGACGCGCCTTGATGAAAATCGCGCCAAATCGCAACTCGCCAAAAAAGCCGGCGTCGAAGTCACTGCCGTCACCAACATGGCCATCTGGGGAAATCATTCCGCCACCCAATATCCCGATTTCACCCACGCCAAAATCAACGGCCAGCCCGTCACAACCGTTATCAAGGACCACGCCTGGCTCAAGGGCGATTTCATCTCCGCCGTCCAGCAACGCGGCGCGGCCATCATCAAAGCCCGCGGACTCTCCAGCGCGGCCAGCGCCGCGAACGCCGTTGTGGACAGTGTCGCTTCCATCGTGAATCCCACGCCCGCCAACGATTGGGCCAGCGTCTGCATCTGCTCCGACGGCAGCTACGGCGTCGAAAAAGGTTTGATCTCCTCGTTCCCCGTCCGCAGCGTCGGCGGGAAATTGCAAATCGTCCAGGGCCTGCCCGTGGATGACTTCAGCCGCGGAAAAATTGACGCCACCGTCGCCGAACTCAAAGAAGAAAAATCCCTCGTCGCCGACCTGCTGCCGAAATAA
- the deoC gene encoding deoxyribose-phosphate aldolase, giving the protein MPTSVNDLAQRIEFTLFAPHARRADIEALCAEAREKSYRAVCVNGSRVELARTLLEDSPVQVVALVGFPLGSGASDTKRYETEIAVEDGAHEIDFVINLGALRDGDTKFVLREMRDIAEAADERPVKAVFDGHLITREEKILLCQFAVDSGIQYVCPALDVYSIGVDIQDIALLRETLGKDFGIKATGAISSGEQALKLIEAGATRIGALPGTDLLSS; this is encoded by the coding sequence GTGCCGACCTCCGTCAACGACCTCGCGCAACGCATCGAATTCACGCTCTTCGCGCCCCATGCGCGTCGTGCGGACATCGAGGCCCTTTGTGCCGAGGCCCGCGAAAAATCCTATCGCGCCGTCTGCGTGAACGGCTCCCGCGTCGAACTCGCCCGCACCCTCCTTGAGGATTCCCCCGTGCAAGTCGTCGCCCTCGTCGGCTTCCCGCTCGGCTCCGGCGCGAGCGACACCAAGCGTTACGAAACCGAAATCGCCGTCGAGGACGGCGCGCACGAAATTGATTTCGTCATCAACCTTGGCGCTCTCCGCGATGGCGACACCAAATTCGTCCTCCGCGAAATGCGCGACATCGCCGAAGCCGCCGACGAACGCCCCGTCAAAGCCGTCTTCGACGGACACCTCATCACCCGCGAAGAAAAAATTCTCCTCTGCCAATTCGCCGTGGATTCCGGCATCCAATACGTCTGCCCCGCGCTCGACGTCTATTCCATCGGCGTGGACATCCAAGACATCGCCCTCCTCCGTGAAACCCTCGGCAAGGATTTCGGCATCAAAGCCACCGGCGCCATCTCCAGCGGTGAACAAGCCTTAAAATTAATCGAAGCCGGCGCCACCCGCATCGGCGCCCTCCCCGGCACCGACCTGCTCAGCAGTTAG
- a CDS encoding HEAT repeat domain-containing protein: protein MSLHLFLRDGPRYHGRPLGDWLQSLAPSDSLGSITPAEATNAIRALGPRAIPRLLTLLQFRANPNSARDRVQSWMDNHPALSQYLPDLPDPQIPDWPNLAVGGFQALGPAAKPAIPKLLAIGSAPQFSLYASECLCAIGPDAVPALTNLFTQPSRQIFVLRTLGMLGLVATNAEPLVASAAYNADQVVADTAILALGEMGEAAAPEIPHLQEMLLQTSHSASAAYALARLGKLEPLILALTNKSANIRFTAANALSPNVRFDSGGRAASALFNGELPNSVFGVNAVARFARNEFASRRIVSLLLTNLDDPDATVRALICRQLGDFRARSWRAIPALTKTLADTNALVRESAAAALEKIDVQLDRGAVIRGPRSQKKIALEFAGHDFAEGGAVILRELARHNARASFFLGGDFLDNPEFHSLAERIISEGHYAGPNGDKPLKDDPANNEVKLILPHSAFLDDLNQNMGKLASFPIQSPRFRPRYFLPPGEFFNQDIVDWSREARFSVVSFTPGTRSLDDITEEKNTNFVSSQAIYDSIISAEQNDPHGLNGYLLLFHLGAGPGRADKFSDHHFGQLLDYLSSRGYEFVGIDELLDPRDSIR from the coding sequence GTGAGTCTGCATCTTTTTCTTCGCGATGGGCCGCGCTATCATGGCCGGCCACTGGGCGATTGGTTGCAATCGCTCGCGCCATCGGATTCCCTGGGTTCAATTACGCCGGCCGAGGCCACGAATGCCATCCGCGCGCTCGGCCCCCGGGCCATTCCCCGCCTTTTGACGTTGCTCCAGTTTCGCGCCAATCCCAATTCCGCGCGCGACCGCGTGCAAAGCTGGATGGACAATCATCCCGCCCTCTCACAATATTTGCCCGACCTGCCCGATCCCCAAATTCCGGATTGGCCCAATCTCGCCGTCGGCGGTTTTCAAGCGCTGGGTCCCGCTGCAAAACCCGCCATTCCCAAATTGCTCGCCATCGGCTCCGCCCCGCAATTCAGTCTCTATGCTTCTGAATGTCTTTGCGCCATCGGCCCTGATGCCGTCCCCGCCCTGACCAATTTATTCACCCAACCATCCCGTCAGATATTCGTTCTTAGAACGCTTGGCATGCTGGGGCTCGTGGCGACCAATGCCGAACCGTTGGTGGCGTCGGCCGCTTACAACGCGGATCAAGTGGTGGCCGATACCGCGATCCTTGCGCTCGGCGAGATGGGCGAGGCTGCCGCGCCGGAAATTCCCCATCTCCAGGAAATGTTGCTTCAGACGAGCCACAGCGCGTCCGCCGCTTATGCGCTGGCGCGGCTGGGAAAACTCGAGCCGCTCATCCTGGCGCTGACGAATAAGAGCGCGAACATTCGTTTCACCGCCGCCAATGCGCTCAGTCCCAATGTCCGCTTCGATTCCGGCGGGCGCGCCGCGTCCGCTTTGTTCAACGGCGAATTGCCCAATTCGGTTTTTGGAGTTAATGCCGTGGCGAGATTCGCGCGCAATGAATTTGCCTCGCGCCGCATCGTTTCCTTGCTGCTCACCAATCTGGATGATCCCGACGCCACCGTACGCGCTTTGATTTGCCGGCAGTTGGGAGATTTTCGTGCCCGAAGCTGGCGTGCCATACCAGCATTGACGAAAACCCTCGCCGATACCAACGCGCTCGTTCGTGAAAGCGCCGCAGCCGCGCTCGAAAAAATTGACGTCCAACTTGACCGGGGCGCGGTCATCCGCGGTCCGCGCAGCCAAAAGAAAATTGCGCTCGAATTCGCTGGCCACGATTTTGCCGAAGGCGGCGCCGTCATCCTCCGCGAACTTGCCCGGCACAATGCCCGCGCCTCTTTCTTCCTCGGCGGTGATTTTCTGGATAATCCCGAATTCCATTCCCTGGCCGAGCGGATCATCAGCGAAGGCCACTATGCCGGCCCCAATGGCGACAAACCCTTGAAGGACGACCCGGCAAATAATGAAGTTAAATTGATCCTCCCACACAGCGCCTTTCTTGATGACTTGAATCAGAACATGGGAAAACTTGCGAGTTTTCCGATTCAATCGCCGCGTTTCCGCCCGCGATATTTTCTGCCGCCCGGCGAATTCTTTAACCAGGACATCGTGGATTGGAGCCGGGAAGCGCGATTCAGCGTCGTCAGCTTCACTCCCGGCACGCGCTCGCTCGACGATATCACCGAAGAAAAAAATACGAACTTTGTTTCATCGCAGGCCATCTACGACAGCATCATCAGCGCTGAACAGAACGATCCGCACGGACTCAACGGTTACCTGCTGCTGTTCCATCTCGGCGCGGGGCCCGGTCGCGCGGATAAATTTTCTGATCATCACTTCGGCCAGTTACTTGATTATCTTAGTTCGCGCGGTTACGAATTCGTCGGCATTGATGAGTTGCTCGACCCGCGAGACTCAATCCGGTGA
- a CDS encoding response regulator — protein MSARPKDKFFVLVVDDSEDDRFLLKESLRRTTRLEVINEVCDGREAISYFQGHADYSNRKKFPLPDLLLLDLQMPFKNGFEVLEWLSAHPPDNLTVVVLTDSMQPEHIKRALDLGADLFQVKPVIRREREAMVLALEDYLVNNNTLTPAHAVLRHK, from the coding sequence ATGAGCGCGCGCCCGAAAGATAAATTTTTCGTCCTCGTAGTGGATGATTCCGAAGACGACCGTTTCCTCCTCAAAGAATCCCTGCGCCGCACCACGCGCCTTGAAGTCATCAATGAAGTCTGCGATGGCCGCGAAGCCATCTCCTACTTTCAGGGTCACGCCGACTATTCCAACCGCAAAAAATTTCCCCTGCCCGACCTCCTGCTCCTCGATTTGCAGATGCCCTTCAAAAATGGCTTTGAAGTCCTTGAATGGCTCAGCGCGCACCCGCCCGACAACCTCACCGTCGTCGTCCTCACCGACTCCATGCAACCCGAACACATCAAACGCGCCCTCGATCTCGGCGCAGATCTATTCCAGGTCAAACCCGTCATCCGCCGCGAACGCGAAGCCATGGTCCTCGCCCTCGAAGATTATTTGGTTAATAATAATACGCTCACCCCCGCCCATGCCGTTTTACGGCACAAATAA
- a CDS encoding pseudouridine synthase, with product MAVCRERPNWAFCFALNVRLQKFLAEAGVASRRASEKIILEGRVAVNGRVVSELGAKVDPGADKVSVDGVPARIKRKFYVALNKPPGYVCSRQDDLKRHTIGSLLPKEWNNLYSVGRLDLDSEGLIFMTNDGEFSLHLTHPRYGIRKKYLATVTGRVESDMLRRITNGVTHEGELLKAERARALSTNNSHSLIELELAEGKNREVRRLFESQGLEVNRLVRTQIGKIKLGQLPSGKWRTLTEPEIKSLLSV from the coding sequence ATGGCCGTGTGCCGCGAGCGTCCAAACTGGGCGTTCTGCTTCGCTTTGAATGTTCGTCTGCAAAAATTTTTGGCGGAAGCCGGTGTGGCTTCGCGCCGTGCGAGCGAGAAAATAATTCTCGAGGGACGCGTCGCGGTCAATGGGCGCGTAGTCAGCGAGCTTGGCGCAAAGGTGGATCCCGGTGCGGATAAAGTTTCCGTGGATGGTGTGCCGGCGCGGATCAAGCGCAAATTCTATGTCGCGCTCAACAAGCCGCCCGGCTATGTGTGTTCGCGGCAGGATGATTTGAAGCGCCACACGATCGGCAGTCTGTTGCCGAAGGAATGGAACAACCTTTACTCCGTCGGCCGCCTCGATCTCGATAGTGAAGGACTGATCTTCATGACGAATGACGGCGAATTCAGCCTGCACCTGACGCATCCGCGTTATGGCATCCGCAAAAAATACCTGGCCACCGTCACTGGGCGGGTGGAGTCGGACATGCTCCGGCGCATCACGAACGGCGTGACACACGAGGGCGAATTGTTGAAGGCGGAAAGGGCGCGCGCGCTTTCCACGAATAATTCTCATAGCCTGATCGAATTGGAATTGGCCGAGGGAAAAAATCGCGAGGTGCGGCGTTTGTTTGAATCGCAAGGGCTTGAAGTCAACCGGCTCGTCCGCACGCAAATCGGGAAAATTAAACTGGGGCAATTACCCAGCGGGAAATGGCGGACATTGACAGAACCCGAGATTAAATCTCTACTTTCAGTGTAA
- the mutY gene encoding A/G-specific adenine glycosylase: MLKWFAANARDLPWRRIRDPYAIHVSEIMLQQTQVKTVIPYWERWLSKLPTIQSLAEADSDLIHKLWEGLGYYTRVRNLQKAAQEIVARHGGVFPREHASILELPGIGPYTAGAISSIAFNEPQPILDGNVIRVLTRVFAIAENPREKSTNKELWNLASQLVTAAAGLKTESFAKETARCSALNQSLMELGALICTPRQPDCPRCPLRAQCRAHELHREEAFPNLGPRAAATQQNYVALVIKQRGRFLVRQRPAGVVNAHLWEFPNFQTAAYVQNELTDLAHKNLNLAIADSKPICVVKHSITRYRITLQAFSAKAAPSDKIIALLKLRWLTLEELHALTFTSAHKKILLCLSAV; the protein is encoded by the coding sequence TTGCTAAAATGGTTTGCCGCGAACGCGCGCGATCTTCCCTGGCGGCGCATCCGCGATCCTTACGCCATCCACGTGTCCGAAATCATGTTGCAGCAGACGCAGGTCAAGACGGTGATTCCTTATTGGGAACGCTGGTTGAGCAAGTTGCCGACGATCCAATCGCTCGCGGAGGCGGATAGCGATTTGATTCATAAGCTTTGGGAGGGGCTGGGTTATTATACGCGCGTGCGCAATCTTCAAAAAGCCGCGCAGGAAATTGTGGCACGGCATGGGGGAGTTTTTCCCCGGGAGCATGCGAGTATTTTGGAGTTGCCAGGCATCGGGCCGTACACAGCGGGAGCGATTTCGAGCATCGCTTTCAATGAGCCGCAGCCGATTCTCGATGGCAATGTCATCCGGGTTCTCACGCGCGTTTTTGCCATCGCCGAAAATCCACGGGAAAAATCCACGAATAAAGAACTGTGGAATCTCGCGTCGCAACTGGTCACGGCGGCGGCGGGATTAAAAACGGAATCGTTCGCGAAAGAAACCGCGCGCTGCTCTGCGCTCAACCAATCGCTCATGGAATTGGGCGCGCTTATCTGCACGCCGCGACAGCCGGATTGCCCGCGCTGTCCGTTGCGCGCGCAATGTCGCGCCCACGAACTTCATCGCGAGGAAGCCTTTCCCAATCTCGGCCCGCGCGCGGCGGCAACTCAGCAAAATTATGTGGCGCTGGTGATCAAACAGCGTGGCCGCTTTCTCGTCCGTCAACGGCCCGCGGGCGTGGTCAATGCGCATCTCTGGGAATTTCCGAATTTCCAAACGGCGGCGTACGTCCAAAATGAATTGACCGATCTTGCTCATAAAAATCTGAATCTGGCGATTGCCGATTCCAAACCTATTTGTGTTGTGAAGCATTCGATCACGCGCTATCGGATCACGTTGCAGGCTTTTTCGGCAAAAGCCGCGCCATCGGACAAGATCATTGCATTGCTGAAGCTGCGCTGGCTGACGCTGGAGGAACTTCACGCGCTTACTTTCACGAGCGCGCATAAAAAAATTCTTTTATGCCTAAGTGCCGTTTAA
- a CDS encoding cation:proton antiporter: protein MNDRVTNLELSIHFFFQLAVILAVCQFVGFLGKYIGQPQVVAEMLAGVLLGPSFFGLFWPDQFHRLFPAESLKILFPLSQLGLAAYMFVVGLEFRMDIIQRRATSAIAVSVAGMAAPFILGGILGWFFYHHTELFPPRTSVSEAVIFLGAAMCVTAFPMLARIIHFKKLTGTTMGTVAIGAGALNDALAWCLLAVVLASFDGVFTHAIVNIVGGTLYFIFALVVVRPILAKWGRGIERRGELSDREFVICLVLLVIGAWFTDAIGLHAVFGAFIMGVAMPRGFIAHALIERIQPLTVALLLPLFFTNSGLNTQIGLLNSIYLWCMTGLVLIAAMGGKGAACWLAARATGVPNREAMGIGILMNARGLMELIIINIGLQRGIISPALFALLVIMAVITTVMASPIFEWLVNRHISAPEPQPVASETPFPIGR, encoded by the coding sequence TTGAATGACCGGGTGACGAATCTGGAGCTTTCAATTCATTTCTTTTTTCAGCTCGCGGTCATTCTGGCTGTCTGCCAGTTCGTCGGGTTTTTGGGGAAATATATCGGACAGCCGCAAGTCGTCGCGGAAATGCTCGCGGGGGTTTTGCTGGGGCCGTCCTTCTTCGGGCTTTTTTGGCCCGATCAGTTTCACCGGCTGTTTCCCGCCGAATCGCTGAAAATTTTATTTCCACTTTCCCAACTCGGACTCGCGGCCTACATGTTCGTTGTCGGCCTGGAATTTCGCATGGACATCATCCAGCGCCGCGCGACCAGCGCGATTGCGGTTTCGGTCGCCGGCATGGCCGCGCCTTTCATCCTCGGCGGCATTCTCGGCTGGTTTTTTTATCATCATACCGAACTTTTCCCGCCGCGCACTTCGGTGAGTGAGGCGGTCATTTTTCTCGGCGCAGCCATGTGCGTGACCGCTTTCCCGATGCTCGCGCGCATCATCCATTTTAAAAAATTGACCGGCACAACGATGGGCACGGTGGCGATCGGCGCAGGGGCTTTGAACGACGCGCTGGCGTGGTGTTTGCTCGCGGTGGTGCTGGCAAGTTTCGACGGCGTTTTCACTCATGCGATCGTCAACATCGTCGGTGGCACATTATATTTTATTTTTGCGCTGGTGGTGGTCCGGCCGATTTTGGCGAAATGGGGACGCGGCATCGAACGACGCGGAGAACTTTCGGACAGGGAATTTGTTATTTGTCTCGTGCTGCTGGTGATTGGCGCCTGGTTCACGGATGCCATCGGCCTGCACGCGGTATTCGGCGCGTTCATCATGGGCGTGGCGATGCCGCGCGGCTTCATCGCTCACGCCCTGATCGAACGAATCCAACCGTTGACCGTCGCGCTGCTGCTGCCGCTATTTTTCACCAACTCCGGGCTTAATACGCAGATAGGCTTGTTGAATTCTATTTATCTTTGGTGCATGACCGGACTGGTATTGATCGCGGCGATGGGCGGAAAAGGCGCGGCGTGCTGGCTGGCCGCGCGCGCCACCGGCGTGCCAAATCGCGAGGCGATGGGCATAGGCATTCTGATGAACGCCCGCGGCCTGATGGAATTGATCATCATCAATATTGGTTTGCAACGCGGCATCATCTCACCGGCGCTGTTTGCGCTGCTGGTCATCATGGCAGTGATCACCACGGTGATGGCTTCGCCAATTTTCGAATGGCTCGTCAACCGCCACATCTCCGCGCCGGAACCGCAACCGGTCGCTTCCGAAACTCCTTTTCCCATCGGACGCTAA